One window of uncultured Methanoregula sp. genomic DNA carries:
- a CDS encoding type II toxin-antitoxin system HicB family antitoxin yields MHYTIVTESHEKGGFTARCVEIPGARGHGSTQGEALARIKQEIELVRQAQNAELHSIIASVHSEIIKIEVADSA; encoded by the coding sequence ATGCACTATACCATCGTCACGGAATCCCACGAGAAAGGCGGTTTTACCGCCCGCTGCGTGGAGATCCCGGGAGCCCGCGGTCATGGCAGCACTCAGGGTGAGGCGCTTGCCAGGATCAAGCAGGAGATCGAGCTGGTGCGACAGGCACAGAATGCGGAACTGCACTCCATTATTGCATCCGTCCATTCCGAGATTATCAAGATCGAAGTCGCTGACTCAGCT
- a CDS encoding DUF362 domain-containing protein encodes MGEHVDIFIADAADRFAGVESVLGGFDLSVLAGSSVAVKANFNSADPFPASTHLETLDALCTAIADEKPEKITLAERSGGGETRDVLAQLGILALAKDRGFAITVLDEMERNGWLEIQAPGLHWDRGFFMAAPFMRSDHVVQTCCLKTHRYGGHFTLSLKNAVGCIARRVQNLNYDFMNELHTSPHQRSMIAEINKFFRTDLIVLDATEGFASGGPDKGKLISPGVIIGGSDRIAIDAVGVALLRSFGTVPDVADGRIFDQEQIARAVELGIGISSAKAIRLVPLDVKAEEIAAKIQEQLDKD; translated from the coding sequence ATGGGAGAGCACGTTGATATCTTCATTGCCGATGCGGCGGACCGCTTCGCAGGTGTTGAGAGCGTTCTTGGGGGATTTGACCTTTCGGTCCTTGCCGGCTCGTCAGTAGCAGTCAAGGCGAATTTCAACAGCGCCGATCCCTTCCCGGCTTCAACCCATCTCGAGACGCTGGATGCGCTCTGCACCGCGATTGCTGATGAGAAGCCCGAAAAGATCACGCTTGCCGAGCGCAGCGGCGGCGGGGAGACCCGGGATGTTCTGGCCCAGCTGGGCATCCTTGCCCTTGCCAAGGACCGGGGATTTGCCATAACCGTGCTTGACGAGATGGAACGCAACGGGTGGCTGGAGATCCAGGCTCCCGGCCTCCACTGGGACCGGGGATTTTTCATGGCAGCACCCTTCATGCGGTCCGACCATGTTGTCCAGACCTGCTGCCTCAAGACCCACCGGTACGGCGGCCACTTCACGCTCTCGCTGAAAAATGCGGTGGGATGTATCGCCCGCAGGGTGCAGAACCTCAACTACGATTTCATGAACGAGCTGCACACCTCGCCGCACCAGCGCTCCATGATCGCCGAGATCAACAAATTTTTCCGGACCGATCTCATCGTGCTCGATGCCACCGAAGGCTTTGCCAGCGGCGGCCCGGATAAAGGCAAGCTCATCAGTCCCGGTGTGATCATCGGGGGCTCAGACCGGATTGCCATCGATGCCGTGGGAGTTGCCCTGCTCCGTTCATTCGGCACGGTTCCGGATGTTGCAGACGGCCGGATATTTGACCAGGAACAGATCGCCCGGGCCGTTGAGCTCGGGATTGGTATCTCATCCGCAAAAGCGATCCGGCTCGTGCCGCTCGACGTGAAAGCAGAAGAGATTGCGGCAAAAATACAGGAGCAGCTCGACAAAGACTGA
- a CDS encoding site-specific DNA-methyltransferase: MENGVFSRRGQCTILNEDIFTTENIPRESIDLVVTSPPYNVDIQYNSHDDRTSYADYLEFSRRWMGRCHDWLRSDGRFCLNIPLDKNKGGQQSVGADLTTIAKDAGFSYHSTIIWNEGNISRRTAWGSWLSASAPYVIAPVELIVVLYKDSWKKTSGTRQSDITRDEFMAWTNGLWTFNGERKTKIGHPAPFPVELPLRCMKLFSFVGDTVLDPFMGSGSTLVAVSRCGRSGIGVEIDPHYCKIALGRIEREGNQE; encoded by the coding sequence GTGGAGAACGGTGTTTTTTCAAGACGGGGGCAGTGCACTATTCTCAATGAGGACATATTCACTACAGAGAATATTCCCAGGGAGAGTATTGATCTCGTCGTCACCTCGCCACCCTACAATGTGGACATCCAGTACAATTCCCACGATGACCGGACCAGCTACGCGGATTACCTGGAATTTTCCAGGCGATGGATGGGGCGCTGCCACGACTGGCTCAGGAGCGACGGCCGGTTCTGCCTCAACATCCCGCTCGACAAGAACAAAGGCGGCCAGCAGAGCGTGGGGGCCGATCTCACAACGATCGCAAAAGACGCCGGGTTCTCCTATCATTCGACCATCATCTGGAACGAGGGGAACATCTCCCGCAGGACTGCCTGGGGTTCATGGCTGAGCGCCTCGGCACCGTACGTGATCGCGCCGGTGGAGCTGATCGTTGTCCTGTACAAGGATTCCTGGAAAAAGACGAGCGGAACGCGACAGTCGGATATTACCAGGGATGAGTTCATGGCCTGGACCAATGGCCTGTGGACATTCAATGGCGAGCGCAAGACCAAAATCGGGCACCCGGCACCGTTCCCGGTTGAGCTCCCCCTCCGGTGCATGAAACTTTTCTCATTCGTAGGGGACACAGTACTTGACCCGTTCATGGGCAGCGGTTCCACGCTCGTTGCTGTATCCCGGTGCGGTCGCAGCGGTATCGGGGTGGAGATTGATCCGCACTATTGCAAAATTGCACTCGGGCGGATTGAGAGGGAAGGGAACCAGGAATAA
- the tsaA gene encoding tRNA (N6-threonylcarbamoyladenosine(37)-N6)-methyltransferase TrmO, with the protein MQQQDGCKNPITFFSLGTIHSPFHDIAGMPIQPSGARGVRGTVEVADQFAEGLKDLEGFARIILIYSFHKCTGHDLHVKPFLDPSPRGIFATRSPRRPNAIGLSVVRLISINGLTLAVEDVDILDGTPLLDIKPYVPAFDAYPESCCGWLETVAHNAGSVRSDGRFR; encoded by the coding sequence ATGCAGCAGCAGGACGGATGTAAAAATCCGATCACCTTCTTTTCCCTGGGAACTATCCATTCCCCATTCCACGATATTGCCGGGATGCCGATCCAGCCCAGCGGTGCACGGGGTGTCCGGGGAACCGTGGAAGTTGCCGATCAGTTTGCTGAAGGACTGAAGGATCTTGAGGGGTTTGCCCGGATAATCCTCATTTATTCATTCCATAAGTGCACCGGTCATGACTTGCACGTGAAACCGTTCCTGGACCCGTCACCCAGGGGGATCTTTGCAACCCGGTCCCCCCGGCGCCCGAATGCAATTGGACTCTCGGTTGTCCGTCTTATCTCGATAAACGGTTTGACCCTTGCTGTGGAAGATGTGGACATTCTCGATGGCACGCCACTTCTCGATATCAAGCCCTATGTGCCTGCGTTCGATGCCTACCCGGAATCCTGCTGCGGGTGGCTCGAAACGGTGGCACACAATGCCGGTTCAGTCCGGTCGGATGGACGGTTCCGGTGA
- a CDS encoding DUF2124 domain-containing protein, which produces MSSTPPLHGITGILRPFKEYLQSLGLSPGDQVVYYGCVGTCTPFVELLAIAVRGLHLEQVYVPLLDEEKAKKLHEVPDAGMQVSSEPAVLNPRVLVIMGGLAMPYMPVTKEQVRDLALRHGDAKLAGVCFQNMFEKAGWLDTVEFDLMINAMIEPITVTRKE; this is translated from the coding sequence ATGAGTTCAACACCCCCTCTTCACGGGATCACCGGCATCCTGCGCCCGTTCAAGGAATATCTCCAGTCCCTTGGGTTGTCCCCGGGCGACCAGGTCGTGTATTACGGCTGCGTAGGGACCTGCACGCCATTTGTGGAACTTCTGGCAATTGCTGTCCGGGGCCTGCACCTTGAACAGGTCTACGTCCCGCTGCTCGATGAGGAGAAGGCAAAGAAACTGCACGAGGTTCCTGATGCCGGCATGCAGGTAAGCAGTGAACCGGCCGTGCTGAACCCCCGTGTGCTTGTCATTATGGGCGGGCTTGCGATGCCATACATGCCGGTTACCAAAGAGCAGGTACGCGATCTTGCCCTCCGTCATGGCGATGCGAAGCTGGCCGGCGTCTGCTTCCAGAATATGTTCGAGAAAGCCGGCTGGCTGGACACGGTGGAATTCGATCTGATGATCAATGCCATGATCGAACCGATCACCGTGACACGAAAAGAGTGA
- the frhB gene encoding coenzyme F420 hydrogenase subunit beta, translating to MGAELGNYKSCISARSTDKELLKHAQDGGIVTSLFAYALEEGIIDGAIVAATKEFAAKHPSKCIQDSSNFDMIEPWRPIPAIVNTKAELLAAAGTKYNISPNIALLKEATRSFGLDKIGIVGTPCQMQAVRKAQLYPFGMRDVGASIALAVGIFCMENFPYQSILQLVEDHAAMKLESVKKMEIGKGKFWVYGKRGQVVQLPLKVTHKYEQPGCHVCLDYVANLGDISTGSVGSPDGWSTVMVRSKIGDSVWAKAMAAGVFETQPIEKVKPGLELVSKLANEKITKNKATLAARATFGVGKALRNPYL from the coding sequence ATGGGAGCAGAACTCGGAAATTACAAATCATGCATCTCAGCCCGAAGCACCGACAAGGAGCTTCTCAAGCACGCCCAGGATGGCGGTATCGTTACCTCGCTGTTTGCATATGCCCTCGAAGAGGGTATCATTGACGGTGCAATCGTTGCAGCAACCAAGGAATTTGCAGCCAAGCACCCGTCAAAGTGCATTCAGGACAGCTCCAACTTCGACATGATCGAACCCTGGAGACCTATCCCGGCGATCGTCAACACCAAGGCTGAGCTGCTCGCAGCAGCCGGTACCAAGTACAACATCAGCCCGAACATTGCACTCCTCAAGGAGGCAACCCGCAGCTTCGGTCTGGACAAGATCGGTATCGTCGGCACCCCCTGCCAGATGCAGGCAGTCCGGAAAGCCCAGCTGTACCCCTTCGGGATGCGCGACGTTGGAGCAAGCATTGCCCTTGCAGTAGGTATCTTCTGCATGGAGAACTTCCCCTACCAGAGCATCCTGCAGCTCGTGGAAGACCACGCAGCCATGAAGCTCGAATCCGTCAAGAAGATGGAGATTGGCAAGGGCAAGTTCTGGGTATACGGCAAGCGCGGACAGGTCGTCCAGCTTCCGCTCAAGGTGACCCACAAGTACGAGCAGCCCGGCTGCCACGTCTGCCTTGACTACGTAGCAAACCTCGGTGACATCTCCACCGGCTCAGTCGGCAGCCCCGACGGATGGAGCACCGTCATGGTCAGGTCCAAGATCGGTGACTCGGTCTGGGCCAAGGCAATGGCAGCAGGCGTCTTTGAGACCCAGCCCATCGAGAAGGTCAAGCCAGGTCTTGAACTCGTGTCCAAGCTCGCAAACGAGAAGATCACGAAGAACAAGGCAACGCTTGCAGCACGTGCAACGTTCGGTGTGGGCAAGGCTCTCCGCAACCCATACCTCTAA
- the frhG gene encoding coenzyme F420 hydrogenase subunit gamma, with translation MADKITLGYTHLSGCTGCTVALADNYAGLLTLLDKYVDLKYMPTLADARHVQKVDVSFVEGSCCINDKLAVEELKETREKSAIVVALGGCACYGNITRFSRGGQQNQPAHEAYLPIGDLIKVDVYIPGCAPTPQLIRNVAVMAYLLLKGTKEQKDLATAFLTPLMKMTESTSACFCELMTNVINQSLCMGCGSCAAACPVNAITMEYGKPQGERDLCIKCGACYAQCPRGFFNTDVISQYEAINEAIMAALQ, from the coding sequence GTGGCAGACAAGATTACATTAGGCTACACCCACCTCAGTGGGTGCACCGGTTGTACTGTGGCATTAGCAGACAACTACGCCGGATTGTTAACGCTCCTCGACAAGTACGTCGACCTGAAGTACATGCCAACACTTGCAGACGCAAGGCACGTCCAGAAAGTCGATGTCTCATTCGTCGAGGGTTCATGTTGTATTAACGACAAACTCGCAGTTGAAGAACTTAAGGAAACCCGTGAGAAGTCAGCAATCGTGGTCGCCCTCGGCGGCTGCGCCTGCTACGGCAACATCACCCGGTTCTCCCGTGGCGGTCAGCAGAACCAGCCGGCACACGAGGCATACCTGCCTATCGGCGACCTGATCAAGGTCGACGTGTACATCCCCGGATGCGCACCGACCCCCCAGCTGATCAGGAACGTTGCCGTCATGGCATACCTGCTCCTCAAGGGAACCAAGGAACAGAAGGACCTTGCAACTGCATTCCTGACCCCGCTCATGAAGATGACCGAGTCCACCAGCGCATGCTTCTGCGAACTGATGACCAACGTCATCAACCAGAGTCTCTGTATGGGATGCGGCAGCTGTGCCGCAGCCTGCCCGGTCAATGCCATCACCATGGAATATGGCAAGCCCCAGGGAGAGCGCGACCTGTGCATCAAGTGTGGCGCATGCTATGCGCAGTGCCCGAGAGGGTTCTTCAACACTGATGTCATCAGCCAGTACGAGGCGATCAACGAGGCCATAATGGCGGCACTCCAGTGA
- the frhD gene encoding coenzyme F420-reducing hydrogenase, FrhD protein — MLYSEIVIAGCGNPLFADDGFGPAVIEEMEKLSLPDNVTIIDAGLGGPHFIFTLLDPEVTKKLIIVDIADFGAEPGQITKLRPEDLPPGAYKDAHSWDLTEPLQRIKDQIEVTIIGVQPARVTAPEFELGLSDELEKAIPKTIQVILEVIGVDYGTTIKCLQEKHQRGTA, encoded by the coding sequence ATGCTGTATTCAGAGATCGTAATAGCAGGGTGTGGAAACCCCCTGTTTGCCGATGACGGCTTTGGACCAGCAGTAATCGAGGAGATGGAAAAACTCTCGCTTCCCGACAATGTGACGATAATCGATGCAGGCCTTGGCGGCCCGCACTTTATTTTTACCCTGCTCGACCCGGAAGTGACGAAGAAACTCATCATTGTCGATATTGCTGACTTTGGCGCGGAACCTGGGCAGATTACAAAACTCAGGCCGGAGGATCTACCACCGGGGGCCTATAAAGACGCCCATTCGTGGGATCTGACCGAACCGCTCCAGCGAATCAAGGATCAGATCGAAGTTACGATCATCGGAGTCCAGCCTGCAAGGGTTACTGCTCCTGAGTTCGAACTCGGGCTTTCCGATGAACTCGAGAAAGCCATACCGAAGACAATTCAGGTAATACTGGAAGTTATTGGAGTGGATTATGGGACTACTATCAAGTGTCTTCAAGAAAAACACCAGCGCGGAACCGCCTAA
- the frhA gene encoding coenzyme F420 hydrogenase subunit alpha encodes MSKVVEISPTTRHEGHSKMVLKVNDQGIIETGNWCSITPVRGVEKLAVGKTPEQVPKIASRVCGICPIAHNLAATEAMEASIKCEIPRDALMLRHILQLANRCHSIALHDILILPDLYLPGTETKINPFTAEEPVRTVAKRIQRLREISQTIGQISGGDCIHPRNTRIGGMYRNVSPLAKTKMYDLAKEGLVLAKAQMDFMIAVLRNYQAREHVDVGGMKVALPKTLGYHNQGYLATHAFYGSSSLEECPSWDIRRFKEVRPWDWYMGEMEVSLEEPRYPIGGTTKMGTKVNPQMEACTGIPMYDGQPVEVGPRARLAVYKGYDEKGTVGQNIAREMEYTDCFYEMIDCLDELNTEGKVVADYIPDGDGTLGWASNEAPRGTDVHIARVKDWKVQYFSMLVPTTWNFATCSAALTGAPWQLAEVIMRGYDPCVSCATHMIVVDEENKVVAQKLIQ; translated from the coding sequence TTGTCGAAAGTTGTAGAGATTTCCCCAACCACAAGACATGAGGGTCACTCCAAGATGGTGCTCAAGGTCAACGACCAGGGTATCATCGAGACGGGTAACTGGTGTTCCATTACCCCGGTCAGGGGTGTCGAGAAGCTTGCCGTCGGAAAGACGCCCGAGCAGGTTCCCAAGATCGCATCACGTGTCTGTGGTATCTGTCCGATTGCCCACAACCTTGCTGCAACCGAAGCGATGGAAGCATCCATCAAGTGCGAGATCCCCCGGGATGCACTTATGCTCCGTCACATCCTTCAGCTGGCCAACCGGTGTCACAGCATTGCACTGCACGATATCCTGATCCTGCCCGACCTGTACTTACCAGGTACCGAGACCAAGATCAACCCGTTCACGGCAGAAGAGCCGGTGCGCACCGTTGCAAAGCGCATCCAGAGGCTCCGTGAGATCAGCCAGACCATCGGCCAGATATCCGGCGGCGACTGTATCCACCCGAGGAACACCCGTATCGGCGGTATGTACCGCAATGTCTCCCCACTGGCAAAGACCAAGATGTACGACCTCGCCAAGGAAGGGCTTGTCCTTGCCAAGGCACAGATGGACTTCATGATCGCGGTCCTCCGGAATTACCAGGCACGCGAGCATGTGGACGTCGGCGGCATGAAGGTCGCACTGCCCAAGACCCTCGGTTACCACAACCAGGGCTACCTTGCAACCCACGCGTTCTATGGATCCTCAAGCCTTGAGGAATGCCCCAGCTGGGACATCCGCAGGTTCAAGGAAGTCAGGCCATGGGACTGGTACATGGGTGAGATGGAAGTTTCACTCGAAGAGCCCCGCTACCCGATTGGCGGAACCACCAAGATGGGAACCAAGGTCAACCCGCAGATGGAAGCCTGCACCGGTATCCCGATGTACGACGGCCAGCCCGTTGAAGTCGGTCCCCGTGCACGTCTCGCCGTCTACAAGGGATATGACGAGAAGGGTACCGTCGGCCAGAACATTGCCCGTGAGATGGAATACACGGACTGCTTCTACGAGATGATCGATTGCCTTGACGAGCTCAACACTGAGGGCAAAGTCGTTGCAGACTACATCCCTGACGGTGACGGAACCCTCGGATGGGCATCCAACGAAGCCCCCCGTGGAACTGATGTCCACATCGCACGTGTCAAGGACTGGAAGGTCCAGTACTTCTCCATGCTCGTTCCAACTACCTGGAACTTTGCAACCTGCAGCGCTGCACTCACCGGTGCACCCTGGCAGCTCGCAGAAGTCATCATGCGCGGGTACGACCCCTGTGTATCATGTGCAACCCACATGATCGTCGTGGATGAGGAAAACAAGGTAGTGGCTCAGAAGCTCATCCAGTGA
- the mptA gene encoding GTP cyclohydrolase MptA — MKVEQAPDKSFSKELPDVQATSPDVRINLTRVGVKNVKKLVEVHRHEKRPVIFISNFDVYVDLPGSLKGANLSRNFEVIDEVLQQAIDGDVNQIEKLCSVVARKLLDRHEYADRTEVFMRSEFMVKRETPVSHTVCHEVVKVHARAVARRTFREPIVRKSIGAEVTGMTACPCAQNIMKERAMRVLQGLNVEKGAIDAFFNEVPMATHNQRGRGFLCIETDDDQHVDLEEIIGILKDSMSSGIYELLKRGDEGQVVLTAHKNPRFVEDCVREMAKKVLAEFDYLSGDSVVTIKQTNEESIHQHDAYAERRATIAELVDELNGDKQAND; from the coding sequence ATAAAAGTTGAACAGGCCCCGGATAAATCATTCAGTAAAGAACTTCCTGACGTCCAGGCGACATCTCCTGATGTCCGGATAAATCTCACCCGGGTCGGTGTAAAAAATGTAAAAAAACTCGTGGAGGTTCACCGTCACGAGAAACGGCCGGTAATTTTCATCTCCAATTTTGATGTATATGTAGATCTTCCCGGAAGTCTCAAAGGTGCAAATCTTTCCCGCAACTTCGAAGTGATCGATGAAGTCCTCCAGCAGGCTATTGACGGTGATGTCAACCAGATCGAGAAGCTTTGCAGCGTTGTTGCGCGAAAACTCCTGGATCGCCATGAGTACGCCGACCGGACAGAAGTGTTCATGCGCAGCGAGTTCATGGTCAAGCGTGAGACACCGGTCAGCCATACGGTCTGCCACGAAGTAGTAAAAGTGCATGCCCGGGCAGTTGCCAGGCGTACATTCCGCGAACCGATCGTGCGCAAAAGTATCGGGGCCGAAGTTACCGGGATGACGGCATGCCCGTGCGCCCAGAATATCATGAAAGAACGGGCCATGCGGGTCCTGCAGGGCCTCAATGTTGAAAAGGGAGCTATTGACGCCTTCTTCAACGAAGTCCCGATGGCAACCCACAACCAGCGCGGCCGTGGATTCCTCTGTATAGAAACTGATGACGACCAGCATGTCGATCTCGAAGAGATCATCGGTATTCTCAAGGACTCGATGAGCAGCGGCATTTACGAGCTTTTGAAGCGGGGAGATGAGGGCCAGGTAGTTCTCACCGCGCATAAAAATCCACGATTTGTGGAAGACTGCGTTCGCGAAATGGCAAAAAAAGTTCTTGCAGAATTTGACTATTTGTCCGGGGATTCAGTGGTCACGATCAAGCAGACCAACGAGGAGAGCATCCACCAGCACGATGCATATGCCGAGCGCCGGGCCACCATTGCTGAATTGGTCGATGAATTGAACGGCGATAAGCAGGCCAACGACTGA
- the ilvC gene encoding ketol-acid reductoisomerase, which translates to MLKKYYEADADLGVLKGKKIAVIGYGSQGRGQSLNLRDSGLDVVIGLRPGKSWDAAAKDGMKVMKVGDAVKGADIIQILLPDEHQGAVYKNEILPHLTGNKCLMFSHGFNIHFGQIVPPENVDVIMVAPKGPGFMVRRQYEEGKGVPALIAIHQDATGNAHKVALAYAKGIGATRAVVLETSFREETETDLFGEQAVLCGGCTSLVKAGFETLVDAGYEPEMAYLEVLHELKLIVDLIYEGGLTNMRKYISNTAQYGDLTRGPRVIGPEAYEAMQEILEEIQSGKFAREWMLENMVNRPVFTALTNADEEHLIEEVGKEVRGMMPQFRR; encoded by the coding sequence ATGTTAAAGAAATATTATGAGGCAGATGCAGATCTCGGCGTGCTGAAAGGCAAGAAGATCGCCGTGATCGGCTATGGGTCACAGGGCAGGGGCCAGTCGCTGAACTTACGGGACAGCGGGCTCGATGTCGTGATCGGTCTGCGCCCCGGCAAGAGCTGGGACGCGGCAGCCAAAGATGGTATGAAAGTGATGAAGGTCGGCGATGCAGTCAAGGGTGCCGACATCATCCAGATCCTTCTGCCCGATGAGCACCAGGGCGCGGTATACAAGAACGAGATCCTCCCCCACCTCACCGGGAACAAGTGCCTCATGTTCTCCCATGGATTCAACATCCACTTCGGGCAGATTGTTCCCCCGGAAAACGTGGATGTTATCATGGTGGCCCCCAAGGGCCCCGGGTTCATGGTCCGCAGGCAGTACGAGGAAGGCAAGGGTGTTCCGGCTCTCATCGCCATTCACCAGGATGCCACGGGCAATGCCCACAAGGTCGCACTTGCGTATGCAAAAGGTATCGGTGCCACCCGGGCTGTCGTTCTTGAAACCTCGTTCCGTGAGGAGACCGAGACAGATCTGTTTGGCGAGCAGGCAGTTCTCTGCGGAGGTTGTACTTCGCTCGTAAAGGCCGGGTTCGAAACCCTTGTCGATGCCGGCTACGAGCCCGAGATGGCGTATCTCGAAGTACTCCACGAACTCAAGCTGATTGTCGATCTCATTTACGAGGGCGGTCTCACGAATATGCGCAAGTATATCAGCAACACTGCCCAGTACGGCGACCTTACCCGAGGTCCCCGTGTTATCGGCCCCGAGGCATACGAGGCAATGCAGGAAATCCTTGAAGAGATCCAGAGTGGCAAGTTTGCCCGCGAATGGATGCTTGAGAACATGGTGAACCGCCCGGTCTTTACAGCACTCACCAATGCCGATGAAGAGCACCTTATCGAAGAGGTAGGCAAAGAAGTGCGGGGTATGATGCCCCAGTTCAGGAGATAA
- a CDS encoding NAD(P)H-dependent oxidoreductase: MKICIIYHSETGNTRHVAQHLASACDGHLIEVSDRASYMKLTRFLVWCKMARGEEKTTIEPQSIDVSGYDQLVFGSPVWAFKPTPAIHAAIDALKGCEGKKATAFCTHGGRPGQTAEVFQKWIEARGMKCVGNANISEKDIENEKKTRELAGVLIKNANYS; encoded by the coding sequence ATGAAGATTTGCATCATTTACCACAGCGAGACCGGCAACACCCGCCATGTTGCACAACACCTTGCCTCGGCTTGTGACGGTCACCTTATCGAAGTCAGTGACCGTGCCTCGTACATGAAGCTCACGCGGTTCCTTGTCTGGTGCAAGATGGCACGGGGGGAAGAGAAGACCACGATAGAACCGCAGTCTATCGATGTTTCCGGTTATGATCAGCTGGTGTTCGGATCTCCGGTCTGGGCATTCAAACCTACGCCGGCGATTCATGCTGCAATTGATGCATTGAAGGGATGCGAAGGAAAGAAGGCAACGGCGTTCTGTACGCATGGCGGGCGCCCGGGGCAGACTGCCGAGGTCTTCCAGAAATGGATCGAAGCCCGCGGAATGAAATGTGTGGGCAATGCCAATATATCTGAAAAAGACATCGAAAACGAGAAGAAGACGCGGGAACTCGCTGGAGTCCTGATCAAAAACGCGAACTATTCGTAA
- a CDS encoding translation initiation factor IF-2 subunit beta, with translation MTDPYEELLKQAYSNITEKTESSERFVVPEAKAYVEGKTTVLENFTEIVGKVRREPDHLMKFLLGELGTSGKIDGNRAIFNGKFEITLIKAIIKSYVEDYVICSECGKPDTRLVKDDRVMLLRCDACGSHRPVRKRKARTEPVSENLEEGTIMDVEIQSISKRGDGVVKMGRYIMYVSNAKPGQKVRIKISRISGSIVFTERAPEE, from the coding sequence ATGACGGACCCGTATGAAGAACTCCTCAAACAGGCGTATTCCAATATCACGGAAAAAACCGAATCCTCTGAGCGTTTTGTAGTTCCCGAGGCAAAAGCGTACGTTGAGGGCAAGACCACGGTTCTTGAAAATTTCACCGAGATCGTCGGCAAAGTCCGCCGTGAACCGGATCACCTGATGAAGTTCCTTCTCGGGGAACTGGGGACAAGCGGGAAAATTGACGGGAACCGGGCTATTTTTAACGGGAAGTTCGAGATTACCCTGATCAAAGCGATCATCAAGAGCTACGTGGAGGACTATGTCATCTGCTCCGAATGCGGCAAGCCCGATACTCGTCTCGTCAAGGATGACCGGGTCATGCTCCTCCGCTGTGATGCATGCGGAAGTCACCGGCCGGTGCGCAAGAGGAAAGCTCGGACCGAGCCGGTTTCCGAGAACCTTGAAGAAGGCACCATTATGGACGTTGAAATTCAGTCAATCTCGAAACGTGGCGATGGTGTTGTCAAGATGGGCCGGTACATCATGTATGTCTCGAATGCGAAACCCGGCCAGAAGGTCAGGATCAAGATCTCACGCATATCAGGATCCATTGTCTTCACCGAGCGTGCTCCGGAAGAATAA
- a CDS encoding DNA-directed RNA polymerase subunit L, whose protein sequence is MIVKVLELEKDKARLIIQGEGHTFMNTLVEELLSDPDVDVARYMIEFQFSDPELLITTKGKKNPIPIIKKACKRISGHCSELIKGLKKN, encoded by the coding sequence ATGATTGTAAAGGTACTCGAACTCGAGAAAGACAAGGCACGGCTCATTATACAGGGAGAGGGCCACACGTTTATGAATACCCTTGTCGAAGAGCTCCTGAGTGATCCGGACGTAGATGTTGCGCGGTATATGATAGAGTTCCAGTTCTCGGATCCCGAACTTCTCATTACGACAAAGGGAAAGAAAAATCCCATTCCGATCATCAAGAAGGCCTGCAAGCGGATCAGCGGTCACTGCAGCGAGCTTATCAAAGGATTAAAGAAGAACTGA